A genomic window from Lotus japonicus ecotype B-129 chromosome 1, LjGifu_v1.2 includes:
- the LOC130728141 gene encoding pentatricopeptide repeat-containing protein At1g01970: MMGTCCYNLLSNLYYPPYLITNSITKFCRVQTRGNSLYQKPSNLDLHRHRFDSALVGIGMEEIVKEEVKDENHRRFRWTEIGHNITHEQNEAISKLPFKMTKRCKALMRQIICFSAEKGNVSDLLNAWVKIMKPIRAEWLSVLKELETMEHPLYLEVAEHALLEESFEVNIRDYTNIIHYCGKHNQLEEAENILTAMKQRGFICDQVILTTMVHIYSKAGHLDRAEEYFEEIRLLGEPLDKRSYGSMITAYIRAGMPERGESLLEEMDAREIYAGSEVYKALLRAYSRIGNAEGAQRVFDAIQLAGIIPDDKICGLVIKAYGMAGQSEKARIAFENMKRAGIEPTDRCIGSVLVAYEKESKLNTALEFLIDLEKEGIMVGEEASAILAGWFRKLGVVEEVELVLRDFSTTREVS; this comes from the exons ATGATGGGGACCTGTTGCTATAACCTACTAAGCAACCTTTACTACCCACCCTACTTAATTACCAATAGTATTACCAAATTTTGTCGTGTTCAGACAAGAGGAAACTCATTATACCAAAAGCCCAGTAATTTAGATCTCCATAGACACCGTTTTGATTCAGCATTAGTTGGTATTGGAATGGAGGAAATTGTAAAAGAAGAAGTGAAAGATGAAAACCACAGAAGGTTTAGGTGGACTGAGATAGGCCACAATATCACACACGAACAAAATGAGGCCATATCGAAACTTCCTTTCAAGATGACCAAGCGATGTAAAGCCTTGATGAGACAGATCATATGCTTTTCCGCGGAAAAAGGTAACGTATCTGATCTTTTGAACGCTTGGGTGAAGATCATGAAACCTATCAGAGCAGAGTGGCTTTCAGTTCTGAAAGAGTTGGAAACAATGGAACATCCACTTTATCTTGAG GTGGCAGAACATGCTCTTCTAGAAGAATCATTTGAAGTGAATATTCGTGACTATACAAACATAATCCATTATTGTGGCAAGCACAATCAACTTGAAGAGGCTGAAAATATTCTCACAGCCATGAAGCAAAGAGGCTTCATCTGTGATCAAGTGATTCTGACTACCATGGTTCACATTTACAGCAAGGCTGGCCATCTTGACCGGGCTGAGGAATATTTTGAAGAGATTAGATTGCTTGGTGAGCCTTTGGATAAAAGATCATATGGCTCAATGATCACGGCCTACATCAGAGCCGGAATGCCTGAACGTGGAGAGAGTTTACTTGAAGAAATGGATGCACGAGAAATATATGCTGGCAGCGAGGTTTACAAAGCATTACTCAGAGCGTACTCAAGGATTGGTAACGCTGAAGGTGCCCAAAGGGTGTTTGATGCGATTCAGCTGGCTGGTATCATCCCAGACGATAAGATTTGTGGTCTTGTTATCAAGGCCTATGGTATGGCTGGGCAAAGTGAGAAGGCTCGCATTGCGTTTGAAAACATGAAAAGAGCAGGTATTGAACCTACTGATAGATGCATCGGTTCGGTGCTGGTTGCTTATGAGAAGGAAAGCAAGCTAAATACAGCACTGGAATTTCTGATAGATTTGGAGAAAGAGGGCATTATGGTTGGGGAAGAAGCTTCTGCAATATTGGCAGGATGGTTCCGGAAACTAGGGGTGGTGGAAGAGGTGGAGCTTGTTTTAAGAGATTTTTCCACTACTCGCGAGGTCAGTTAA